The Tetrapisispora phaffii CBS 4417 chromosome 16, complete genome genomic sequence GGCTTTGGGAATAGTGCAAGATAGCTTTTTAGAATACGATTCAgatattgttaatatattaacGGAATTATTTCATGATCTTGGTGATACAATTGCATTACAGTACGGTGGTTCTCATTTGGTTAATACAATGGAAACttatagaaaaattaatcaatgGCGATCTCATTCTCGGGATATGATCGAAAGtattaaaagattttataGTAATTCTTTTGTTGATGCACAAAGACAGGAGgcaattaatttatttcttggGCACTATGTGAAGAACAAGAGTAGTCCGGTTGTATGGGACACAATGGATGATggatttttgaataatgataaagaacaagaaaaaaaaagaagttATACACATTGGTGGaatatttatcatataAAAAGTCTGAGAAAACTAATTTCTGAAGAAATCATAAACAAAGGAAATGATGTTACATTGCAGAATATAGTTAAAAACATTCGTGGATATCCAGATGCATTTGATAATTATTGGAATGAGTACTATTTACCTAAAAGTATAAGTCACTTTCAAGatttatttacatataATATGAACTCTACAAGACACTATCACCAGGAAggaaatttgaataaagatTTATCCCCCTTCAAATCACGTAAAGCCACCTCCATTAATAATAAGCTTAGAGAATTAAGATTAGATAGCAATTTGGCGAAAGTTGATGATGATACAAAtggtaataaaaaaatttctaTGGAAGTAAACAAGTTTGAATTGGACTTATATGAACAGTCTTATTCTACTGTACTTAAAGatatgaataatttaaaagCCACATTAAATCAAAGTGGCAATGGGAGCAATAACATGCCGATTATATTTGTAGAAGTCGAAGATGCTGGAACTGCAACTGATAAGGATTATTTTAATGGACAAGAAAGTAAACAAGATTTAATATCATCCAGTACTGACAAAGTGCATGATGCTGGTTATTATGATAACCTGAGTGTCGATAAAAGTTTCtacaagaaaatatttgatatcGATGATTACAAAGGTTTAGGGACATATCAAAATACGTTTGATGTGGAGAAGGTAAATTGCAAACAAGAAGACATTACGGCATTTACAAATTACATGTCATTTAATGacaaagaaataatattcttataatatatatatatctaatataaataatatacatgcaaacaaattgaattaaagGTAGGGGTTCGTTTGAAGTACTCAGCAAAAAATTCTTACTGTATGATTATTCTTCTATAGCATTTGAAAGTTGCTCAAAATGcattttgataatatttttgtattgTTCTATTTTAGCGTTTTGACAATCTAAAATAGATCTGTAACATGCCAAAGTGTTCTTCACTTCTGCACACTTTACCCATACTACACCGTTTAGACCTATAgctatttcaaattttgtATGCTTTGCAAGCAGCTGCAATAGTGGAAAatcattatcaaataataatctaCGTGCAAATGGTAGTTTAGTCTCTATAACCATACCGTTTTCTAGTGACCCAAATCCACTATCAACACCTGTGGATGAATCCATACACTCAATTTCAGCCTCTAGTTCTTTCTCAGCTGAACAAATACGAGCATAAGCCAAGTCCCCAACTTTCAAAGTTGGTCTATTCTTCTTAGAAGCGTTTGGAAATGCCATGTAAGATAATGAAACActgtttgaaaaatttgacAAGCTAACTTTATATCGATCACCGTAAGCTCCTGTAATTGTGCCAATAACAAAATCGCCAACTGCAGGGATATACCTTTTAGTATTGTAATCAACATAAACTGTCTGTCCTCTTTTCGTTTCCACCACGTTTAACATACCTGCAGCCACAACTGCAACTCTTTGAGTCTTTGGGTCATAGTACATACCAGGGCCTAATGCAGTTTCCTTAGTCAAATCCAGCTGGAAATCATCACCAGGAACAATGAACTGAgacatatttttaaattaacCTCTTTTAATGTAATCAGATGCACAAAATTATCCTGCACTGCTTCAATTAGTACTGAAAATAGCAACggtattttaaataatgaatacaaATGCAACATACAACCTCCAAACTCGTGGTACGCAGAGAAACTACACTTGATCTgtacaataataatatgatTTAAACTCTCTTGATACATATCttaaaagtttcaaaagtttcaaaagcTTTATTTCGAGAGTTTCGATGAGCTCTTCAttactgaaaaat encodes the following:
- the RRP40 gene encoding exosome non-catalytic core subunit RRP40 (similar to Saccharomyces cerevisiae RRP40 (YOL142W); ancestral locus Anc_3.13); translated protein: MSQFIVPGDDFQLDLTKETALGPGMYYDPKTQRVAVVAAGMLNVVETKRGQTVYVDYNTKRYIPAVGDFVIGTITGAYGDRYKVSLSNFSNSVSLSYMAFPNASKKNRPTLKVGDLAYARICSAEKELEAEIECMDSSTGVDSGFGSLENGMVIETKLPFARRLLFDNDFPLLQLLAKHTKFEIAIGLNGVVWVKCAEVKNTLACYRSILDCQNAKIEQYKNIIKMHFEQLSNAIEE